The nucleotide window GCCGTACGTCTCGGTGAGGAACGTGTGGTTCCGAGCGATGGCACGGAGGTCCGCTCGCACCGCCGGGTCGTCGACGGTCGCGTTGCCCTCGCGGATGGCAGTCTGGAGGGTTCGCCGGGTCCGGTTCGGCGCGCGATACTCGCCGGCCGAGTAGGCTCCCGACACCTGGTGGAGCGAGAGCGTCGTCTCGAAGGCGTGGAACCGCAGGACCGCGTCGCGGCCGTCGGCCGTCGCGAGGTCGATCGATCGGGCGTCGTACACCTGCGAGGTCTTCGGCGGCGGCGCGACGGCGTGTCCGGCCGCGGAGAGGTAGAGCGGCGCCGGAACGAGCAGGAGGCCGACGACCCCCAGCACGAGCGCGACGCGACCGGGGCGCATATCGGGCGAACAGAGTCGAGGGGTAAGAGCTTTGTTGGTCGCGCGGTCGGGATGCGGGATACGGTGGAGAATTGGGAGTTAGGCGTCCTGATGCCCCGCGTGCGGGTGAAAAAGTATCCGCGAATCCGAGAGAGCTACCCCCCGTCGAATCGGCGGATCTTCGATTCGCGAGTCCGACTCCGCCTACGACTCGTCGAACAACGTCTCGCCGTCGACCATGTGCTCCTCAACGGTGTCAATGTCGAGCGTCAGTCCGAGCCCCGGCTCCTCGGGGATCTCGATGGAGCCGCCCTCGATGACAGTCTCCTCGACGAGGTCCGACCACCAGCCGAGTTCGTAGCTGTGGTACTCGACGGCCAGCGAGTTCGGGATGGCTGCGCCGACCTGCGCGGACGCCATCGTCGCGATCGGCGAGGAGACGTTGTGCATCGCGACGGGGACGTAGTACTGGTTCGCCACGTCGGCGATCTTCCGCGTCTCGCGCATCCCGCCGACTTTCGGGAGGTCGGGCGCGATGATGTCGACCGCCTGGTTCTCGATGAGTCGTCGCTCCTCGGTCACGCGGTAGCGGTTCTCCCCGACGGTGATCGGCGTCGTCGTGGACTTGGTGACCTCCTCCTGCACCTCGAGGTTCTCCGGCGGAACGGGGTCCTCCAGCCACCAGACGTCGTACTCCTCGATCTCGGCGGCGAGCCGCTGGGCCGAGTTGGCCGAGAAGGTCCAGTGGCAGTCGAACGCCACGTCCGCGCGGTCCTTCACGCGCTCGGTTACCTTCTCGACGATCTCCGCCTTGTGGCGGACCTCGCCCGGGCGGAGGTGGCGGTTGGCGCGGTCCTTCTCGTAGCCCGAGGGGACGTCGAGATCGAACTTGAGGGCGTCGTAGCCGAGTTCGTCGACGACGCGCTCGGCCTCGTCCGCACACGCCTCGGGGTCGGCCTCCTCCTCGGTGTGGCAGTCGCAGTACACGCGCATCTCGTCGCGGTACTTGCCGCCGAGGAGCTGGTAGGCCGGGATCTCGAGGATCTTCCCCGCGAGGTCGTGCAGGGCGATCTCGATGCCGGAGATCGCCGTGACGGTGACGCCCTCGATCGAGCCCTCGCCGGACATCTTCTGGATGAGGTGCTCGTAGAGACGGTCGATGTCGAGCGGGTTCTCGCCGACGACGAACGGCGTCATGCGCTCGATGAGTTCGGGGACGCCGGCGCCCCAGTACGCCTCGCCCGTGCCGACGATGCCCGCGTCGGTGTAGACGCGGACGAGCGTCCACGGGAAGTTCCCGTCCACCATCGTGCACTGCACGTCGGTAATCTCCACGTCGCGGCCGCCGCCACGTTTCGCTTCTACGCCCATCGTTTCCGCGGAGAGCTCCCGCATCGTGTACTCCGCGTTCGGGTCGTGAAGCGACTCGTAGTTCCTACCCATGGGTTGCAGTTTACTCGGCCGTAGGTAAATCCACGTCATTTAGGTGCACGTTGCAACGGTTGGGGAGGGAGACAATGTTCAGTCGGACGACCAGTTGGGTAATGAGTTGGTCCTCCTAGCTGGACGGATGGATGAATAATATCAACACTGGTACTCGTCTACACAGGCAGTCCGACCCAGTGCCGGTGCATGCCGGCTGTCGAACGTCACGCCATCTCTCAGTTTTCGCAATCTGTTGTAGCGTACCAGACAACGAACGCCCTCGATCATTCTCACAACCGAGAACGGGGGCGGTACCACTTTCAGTGCAACAGCTCTCGCTCACAGCGTGACGCTCGAACGGCAGGAGGAGTTGGCACTTTCCACGACGGACTTCATCGACGTGCTGCACGAGAACGTGCGGCGCATGGATCTCGTCTTGCTCTCTACAGTGCCAGTACTGCTCCTCCTCGTCCATGCGCTCCCGGAGCCGGTACGACGTGGGCTCGCATTCCGGTTCAGGGCGCCGACGCTGGTAACTGCCTACACCTCCCACTTCGTCCACCTCTCACTCGAGCACCTGTTGGTGAACCTCGTGGGGTACATCCTCCTTGCAGGGGTTTGCTACGTGCTTGCGGTTCTCGCTGACCGACGACAGCTGTTCGGCATGGCAATTACGACGTACCTCCTCGCGTTCCCGCTCGTCCTGTCCGCGCTGAACCTCGCAATCCCACGCGATGCGATCGGGTACGGATTCTCCGGCGTCAATATGGCACTGCTCGGGTTGCTCCCGCTACTACTTGCTGAATACACCGAGCAGAATCTCAACCCCGCTGTCGGCGTCCGCCACGCGCCGTCGTTATTCTTTTCCGGCCTCGTCCTCGTTTCGCTGGTCGCGCTCCCACTGACGCTACTGAGTGTGGGGCTCGCGATTGCGGCCGGGTTCGTCGTACTCTTGTACGCGAGTTCCCTCCGCACGTCGCACCGTGAGTCGCCGACCGCCGCCAGCGAATCGGTGCTAACCGGATCGTCCTCTGGCTGGGCAGACCAGTTCTTCATCGGGCTCATCGTGTTCCTCGGATACCTGTTCATCGGATTCCCACTCTCGGCGACCGTCGATGGGGCAGTTCTGAACACGTACGCCCACCTCCTCGGGTTCTGTCTCGCCTTCATCGTCCACTACCTGGTGTTGGAGCTCGGCCTGTTGGATGCCACCGAGACAGCTGACGTTCAGCGGTGACGGAACGGACACACCCGGGTCCTGCTGAGGGGAGCGTGTTTGAGGCGACGGCGATGACGATATTGGGAGCATGGTCTCCCAGCGTGGTCCCTAAGCGCGAACCAGAAAGCGGACTCGCTGTCATGGGAGGTGCGTTGCCGAGAGGAATAGTATGTTCGGAACGGGAACCGACAGTACTGCAGCCAGGGGAAACGCACCGCCCCTGGCGATCCGGTTACTTGAGGTCGTCCAGGCGGCCCGACCGGTAGAGCAGTGCAACTGCGCCCGCGAACACGAGGAGCACGAGTACGATGATGGCAGAGGACCCACCGCCGAGGAACGGAACGGGCGTCTCTGTCGCGGTCGCCGTGTCCGTCGGTGTGTCGGCGGCGGTCACTTCGACCGTGCCGGCTGCAGTGTCGCCGATCGTCACGTCGTAGCTACCAGCTTCGTCGAACGTGTGGGTGAAGCTGACTGGTTCGGACTCCCCCGCCGGGACTGTGACGTCCTGCTGGTCAACCGTTTCACCGTCAACCAGTAGTTCGGCCGTGTAGGTTCCCTCACTGCCGCCAGTGTTCTCGACAGTCGCGGTGACCTCAACCGAGTCACCCACTTCAACGCTGTCCGTATCGAGGGAGGCCTCGGATACCTCGAATGTAGCAGTCTGGGCATTCCGCGTGCTCACCGCAAACACGGAGAGCCCAGGTGAGTCGGCCTCGAATTGGTGGACGCCGTCGGCAGTACCGAGGTGGCGCGTCTCCAGTGCGGTCCACTCTCCATCGTGGTACCGGTACAGCATTATGTCCTCAGGCGTGACGCCACGGTCAGAGAGACGGTCTGCGTCGACCGTGAAGGAGAAGGTTACCCCACCGATGTCATCGTCGGGGACCTCGTGCGTGATATTGAAGTAGCCGAGATCGGCGTTCGGATTGACGGGCGGAGTGGCACCGCGGTCGCCGTTCACGCCTAGTTCTGCGTCAGTGTCCTTGGTGAAGCTCACGTCGAGATCAGTCAGCGTGGGATTCGCCGGGCCGGATCCCGACGTACCAGGGGACACGCGGATGGTCTTGTTCGCCGCGGCGTTCTGGATGACGAACGTCGTGCGGCCGTTTTCGGTTCGCTCCTCGATCGAGACCGGCGGTGAGCCCTGGCCGTTGTTCGACCGTCCACTGCGGCCGTCATTTCCGCCGCCACCGGCGTTGTTGACCGTGAGGTTGCCCGAGT belongs to Halorarum halophilum and includes:
- a CDS encoding mandelate racemase/muconate lactonizing enzyme family protein, whose amino-acid sequence is MGRNYESLHDPNAEYTMRELSAETMGVEAKRGGGRDVEITDVQCTMVDGNFPWTLVRVYTDAGIVGTGEAYWGAGVPELIERMTPFVVGENPLDIDRLYEHLIQKMSGEGSIEGVTVTAISGIEIALHDLAGKILEIPAYQLLGGKYRDEMRVYCDCHTEEEADPEACADEAERVVDELGYDALKFDLDVPSGYEKDRANRHLRPGEVRHKAEIVEKVTERVKDRADVAFDCHWTFSANSAQRLAAEIEEYDVWWLEDPVPPENLEVQEEVTKSTTTPITVGENRYRVTEERRLIENQAVDIIAPDLPKVGGMRETRKIADVANQYYVPVAMHNVSSPIATMASAQVGAAIPNSLAVEYHSYELGWWSDLVEETVIEGGSIEIPEEPGLGLTLDIDTVEEHMVDGETLFDES